The genome window ACTTCGCGTCGGCGTGGGCCTCGTAGGTCATGTGGTCCTCGTCGGGCCGCTTCGCCATGTTGTAGATGCGGGCGCTCATCGAGTCGCGCGCGACGTCGATCACGTCTCGGAGGTCCACGTCGGGGTGGCCGTCGGTCGTGATCGTCAGCGTCGCGTGGCCGCGCTGGGAGTGGCCCGGCTGCGGGACGGCGTCCAAGAACTCCTCGGTCGTCTCCTCGTCGACGCCGAGCTCGGCGAGCTTGTCGCGGGCCCGCGACTCGCTCATCCCCTGCGAGCAGGGGCAGACGGTCATCCCCGTCACCTCGGCGCCGATCTCCTCGCGCGTGCCCTCCTCGGTGGCGGTCGCGCTGGCGACGATCGTCGCCGTGCTCTGCGTCTCGATGCCGGACGCCGGCGTGTCCTCGCGGGTGACCAGCTCCGCCGACATCGACACCTCGGCGGTGGTGGTGTAGTCGTGTTTCTCCAAGAGCCGCTCCGCGGCGTCGCCGCAGACGTCCTCGACGCGGTACGCCTCCTCGCGGGTGATGTCCTCTAAGATCTCGTCGACCGTCGCGAGGTTCCGCGACATGTCGATCCCCTTCCGGCCGCTCGGGAGGTCGACGAACACCTCGAACTCCGCCATGAGGACGATGGGGCGTTTGTCGCCGCGCGCCAGCTTGACGAGTTTCTCCACGCCGGTGACGCCGACCTGCGAGAGTCCGACGGTGACGTCGGGCGCCGACGCCTGTACGTCCGGCAGCTGATGACTCATTACGAAGGTGATAGGGACTGCCGGGATTAGCCCTTTCGGAAGGGGGAGGTGCGTCTGGTAGTCGCGTGCGCGTGCGAGTCGGCCGCGCGTGGGAACGGGAGAACTCGGCGGTCGCGGCGGGGGCCCGTCGCTCCCGGGCTGCCGCGACCGTGGGCTGCCGGAATCGTGGGTCGCCGATCGCGGGCCGCCGGAATCGCAGGCTTCGCCGCTCTCCGCGTGTGTGAGGCCTCCACGTCCAGCGGGCCGTAACGCACGATTTATAACGGCGGCAGCGGAAGGTATCCCAAGACCATGCCGAGTTCCAATGGGCCGCAGAAGGCGACTCGCGACAAGCTCTCGAACAAACCCCGCAACCGCGGCACCTCCCCGCCGCAGCGAGCGATCCAGGAGTTCGAGGAGGGATCGCAGGTCCACCTCAAGATCGACCCGAGCGTCCCCAAGGGGCGCTTCCACCCGCGCTTCGACGGCCGGACCGGAACCGTCGTCGGCAAGCAGGGCTCCGCGTTCAAAGTCGAGATCCCGGACGGCGGCAAGACGAAGACGCTCATCGTCACCGCCGCCCACATGCGGGCCCAGCAGAACTGAGATGACAATTTTCAAGGAAAAACTCGACGAGGAGTACGTCACCACCTCCGAGGCGAAGGAGATCCTCGTGGAGATCGAAGACGAGCGCGCGGAAGACGAGGACCGCGACCTCCGCTACGAGCTGGCTCGCGCGATCGAGCACGTCAACCGGTTCGCGGACCTCGACGCCGACGAGTCCCGCGAGCTCGTCGAGGAGCTGGCCGAGCTCGACCAGATCGACGTGCCGACCGCGGTGAAGATCGCCGACCTGCTTCCCGAGGACCGCACGGAGCTCCGCTCGGTGTTCGCCCAGGAGCGCTACTCCCTCGACGGCGAGGAGCTCGACGAGATCCTCAACGTCGTCGCGAAGTACGCCTGACCGCGGGTCCCTGCCGGCCCGGCGGGCGGCTCGCCGACACGTTTTTTCAGAATTCCGTACGTACGTCGAGCCGCATGTACCAGACTACCCTCGTGCCGACCGGCGAGGGCGACGCCGCCCTCGACGCGGTCGACGACGCGATCGAGGTCACGGCCGACGACGGGACGGTACACGTCCTCGGCGTCGTCGAGGAGATCCCGATGTACGACCGCTCCGGCAAGCCGGAGAAGTTCGACGACGACGACTCCGAGCGCCGCGAGCGGCTGGCGGCCGCGGTCGACCGGGTCGCGACGGCCGTCGCGGAGGCCGGAATCGACAGCGAGACGGCGGTCGAGGCCGGGGTCCCGGCCCACGAGATCGCCGCGTACGCCGACGCCGTCGACGCGGACGCGGTCGTGATGGGCAAGCGCGGCCTCGACGCGGCCGCCGACGACCTGCTCGGGAGCACGACCGAGCGCGTCATCCGGAACGCCGACGCGACGGTCGTCTCCGTGCCCGTCTCCGGGTGAGCGGCGGCTCCTATTCCCCCGGATCAGCGATTCCGTCCGGCCTCGACGGCGATAGTCCCGAAGAGGTGCCGCTGCCGCTCGCGGACGGCCGCGCGGTCGTCGAGCGCGCGCCGCGCGGCGTCGGTCCGCTCCGCGAGCCGCCCGAGCGGGTCGTCGGTCCCCGCGTCGAACAGCCGGCCGTTCAGCGCCACGAACGCCCGCAGCGCGGCGTTCGCGGCCCGGTTCCCCCCGGGGACGAACGCCGCGAGGACGACGGCGTCGCTCAGGTCGCACCAGCGGCTCACGACCGCGTACGGGTCGGGGAACAGCGACGTGACGAACGTCGCGAGGACGCCGTCCGCGGCCGCGACCGGCGGGCGCTCGGCGTCGGCCTCGACGAGCGAGACGTTCCCCCAGCCGCGCCGCTCGACGAGCCTCGCGGCCCGGTCGAGCATCCGACTCGAGATGTCGACGCCGACGACGCGGCCGCTCGGCCCGACGGCGTCGCGGAGCGCGGGGAGGTTCACGCCGGGCCCGCAGCCGAACTCGACGACCGTGTCGCCCGGCGAGAGGTCAAGCGCGCGGACGCAGGCCCGCCGGACGCCGCCGACGGACGCGGTAGCCCGCGCGAACCAGTCGTAGGCGCGGGCCCAGGCGTCGTAGCCGCGCCGGATCCGGCGTAGCCGGTCCGGCCCTCCCCCCGCGGCCGCGGAGCGCGCCCGATCGGCCGGGTCGCCGTCGCGGGTCACGGGTCGGCGCCGACCGCCGCCGGCGGGGTCTTCGGCCACCACCGCTCCGGGCCGTCGCGGGCGACGGTCGACCGGCACCGCTCCGAGTCCTCGCAGCCCCGCGGCCGCTGGTAGGCGATCCCGCGCTCGGCCAGGTAGGTGACGTACCCGTCGTCGACGCGGTCCAGCTTCTCGTGGCACACCCACCGCTTCCCGCAGGTCTCGGCCGCGACGTCCCGGTACGGACAGGTGAACCGCGTCTCCTCGACCCCGCCCGCCGACGCGGTCTCGTCGATCCGCACGCCGACGGACCGGTACGCCAGCCGGAGCCGCCGGACGACCGCTCGCGGCGAGGACGCGCCGAGGAAGAGGACGTGCGCGAGCGCGTACCCGAAGTCGTGGAGCAGGCGCTCGCCCCGCGTCAGCGACGCGCGGTCGCCCTCCAGCCGCGACCGAAGGGTGCCGTACCACTCCGCTATCTCGCGGATCTCGTCGCGCAGCGCGGCCGCCTCCGCGAGGGCGTCTCGCCGCTCCCGCAGGGGCGTCGGTCCGTCCGAGAGCCGGAACGACGGCACCGCCTCGACGTGTTCGAGCACCCGCTCGCGGAGGCAGTCGCCGTCCGCGTGCCCTTCGGCCCGGCGGCGGAGTTCGGGGTACCAGCGCCGCGTCAGGGCGCCGTACGCCCCGTCGAGCAGCTCGTCGACCCGCTCCGCCGCCTCGGTCGCCTCGTCGCGGTCCGACCCGCCCCCCTCGGCCGACGCTCCCGGGAACGCCTCGACGAGTCGAACCAGCTCCTCGGGGTCCGGTTTCGCCATGGTACCACGTGGCACCCGATCCCCTTGAATCCGCCCGTCGGCGGTCGCGGGTGCGCCCCGCTCCGCCAGCGGTTTTTTCACCGCTCGGAGCGATGAACGATGTATGGACCACGCCGACGGCGACGGGACGCCGGCCGACGATCGGAGCGGGGCTGACGCCGCCGCGGACGCCGGGGAGAGCACGGGCGGTTCCGACGCCGACGAGGGCCCGACCGCCGTCCTGCTCGACGTGCTGCCGAACGGGCGTCCGGACGACGAGCGACCCCAATCCAGTAAGTCGCCGGTGGCGTACGGGCTCGGCGACGCCTCGTTCGCGCTGTACGAGCTGACGCTCGACGACGACGCGGACGTCTCGGTCGGCGACCGGATCGCGCTGGACGGGCCGGCCGTCGGCCGCTACCGCGAGGTGTCGTTCGACGACCTCACCCGGAACGCGGCCGCGGAGATCGAGTACGCCGCGGAGGCGATCGTCGAGGCCGACGAGGAGCGCTTCGTCGACTTCTACAACGAGGCGGGCCCGATCACCCTCCGGCTCCACCAGCTGAACCTGCTGCCCGGGATCGGCAAGAAGCTGCGGAACGACCTCTTAGACGAGCGGAAGCGCGGGCCGTTCGAGAGCTTCGCGGACGTCGAGGAGCGCATCTCCGGGCTCCACCGCCCGCGGGAGGTGATCCTCGAACGGATCGTCGAGGAGATCCGCGAGGACGACCTGAAGTACCGGACGTTCGTCGGCCGCGAGGAGTGAGCCGCGCCCTCCATCGGAGGCCGCTCCGGTGACCCCGAAACGAGGCTTTTACCCGAACACCGCGTGTACCCCGGCTATGACCGACTCATCGACGGGTGAGGGCGCCGCGTACGGGAGCCGCGATCCCGACGCGCTCGCGAGGCGGGCCGGCGCGCGCGCCGACCCCGACCGCGACCAGCACTTCCTCGTCGACGACCGGGTCCTCGACCGGATCCCGGGCTACCTCCCCGAGGACGCGGATACCAGTCACCTCCTCGAGATCGGCGGCGGCGCGGGCGCACTCACGGACCGGCTGCTCGCGACGGCGACTGCCGACGCTGCGGACGCCGCGGACGCCGCCGACCGCGACCCCGGCCGCCTGACGGTTATCGAGCGCGACGGCGCCTTCGCAGAGTTCCTCCGCGAGGAGTTCGCGGACGCGGTCGCCGACGGGTCCCTCGACGTGGTGGAGGGCGACGCGCTCGACGTCGAGCTCCCGCCGTTCACCGCCTGCGTCGCCAACCTCCCGTACGGCGTCTCCTCGGAGATCGCCTTCCGACTGCTCCCCGAGAAGAAGCCGCTCGTGTTGATGTTCCAGGCGGAGTTCGCCGACCGGATGGTCGCGTCCGCCGGCGAGTCCGAGTACGGTCGGCTCTCGGTGTCGGCGCAGCACTACGCCGACGTGGAAGTCGTCGAGCGCGTCCCGAAAGAGGCGTTCGACCCGCAGCCGGCCGTCGAGAGCGCCGTCGTGCGCTGTACCCCCCGGGATCCGGACTACGCCGTCGGCGACGAGGCGTTCTTCCTCCGGTTCGTGAAGGCGCTGTTCACCCAGCGGCGCAAGACGGTGCGGAACGCGGTGCGGAACACCGCGCACATCTCGGGGCTCGACGACCCCGAGGCCGTCGTCGACGCGGCCGACGAGAAGCTCATGGGCAGCCGTCCCGGCACGCTGGAACCGGCGGCGTTCGCCGCGCTCGCCGAGCTGGCCCGCGAGCGCGGCGCCCCGACGGAGGCGTGACGATGACCGGTTGGATCGGCCTCGTGACCGAGCTTCAGCGCGCGCTCGCGGGCAACTTCGATCGGTTCGCCGCCTCGGTCGGAGTCGTCGCGGCCGTGGTGACGGTCCGGTTCCTGACGGGGCGACTGAAGCACGGGGACCGGGACCTCAGTTCCACGCAGCGCCTCCTGCTGTCGGCGACGGTCGGCGTCGCGACCGCGGTCGGCGCGCTCACGCTGATCGCGGTGTGGGACCGGAGCGGCGCCCTCTTCGAGACGGCCCGGTCGGCGCTGAGCGCGAACCAGCTGTCGAACGTCGTCCTCGCCGTGATCCTCCTCGCGATCGCGTACGCGCTCACGGACTTCCTCGGCGGGGTGATCCGCGAGATCGGCGCCGAGAGCGCGTCGATCTCCCAACACCAACAGGAGGTGATCCTCCGGATCACGCAGCTGACCGTCTACACGACCGCGCTGGTCGCCGTCGTCGGGCTGTTCACCGACAATGTCGGCGGCCTCCTCGTCGGCGCGGGATTCCTCGGGATCGTGGTCGGGATGGCGGCCCGGCAGACGCTCGGCGCGATCCTCGCGGGCTTCGTGCTGATGTTCTCCCGGCCGTTCGAGGTGGGCGACTGGGTCGAGATCGGCGACCACGAGGGGACGGTGACGGAGATCTCGATCATGAGCACGCGGCTGCGGTCGTTCGACGGCGAGGTGATCACGATGCCGAACGACGACGTGCGCGCCGGATCGATCGTCGACCGCTCGCGGCGGAATCGGCTGCGGATCGAGGTCGAGGTCGGCGTCGACTACGACACCGACGTCGAGCGCGCGGCCGCCGTCGTCGAGGAGGCGGTCGCGGGCGTCGAGGACGTCGCCGAGATGCCCGAGCCCAACGCCG of Halorubrum trapanicum contains these proteins:
- the mptA gene encoding GTP cyclohydrolase MptA, which produces MSHQLPDVQASAPDVTVGLSQVGVTGVEKLVKLARGDKRPIVLMAEFEVFVDLPSGRKGIDMSRNLATVDEILEDITREEAYRVEDVCGDAAERLLEKHDYTTTAEVSMSAELVTREDTPASGIETQSTATIVASATATEEGTREEIGAEVTGMTVCPCSQGMSESRARDKLAELGVDEETTEEFLDAVPQPGHSQRGHATLTITTDGHPDVDLRDVIDVARDSMSARIYNMAKRPDEDHMTYEAHADAKFVEDCVRALAEGTVEEFPHLSDDAVIHMKQSNDESIHQHNAHAEREVRLGDLRDELDR
- a CDS encoding 50S ribosomal protein L21e — its product is MPSSNGPQKATRDKLSNKPRNRGTSPPQRAIQEFEEGSQVHLKIDPSVPKGRFHPRFDGRTGTVVGKQGSAFKVEIPDGGKTKTLIVTAAHMRAQQN
- a CDS encoding RNA polymerase Rpb4 family protein, with protein sequence MTIFKEKLDEEYVTTSEAKEILVEIEDERAEDEDRDLRYELARAIEHVNRFADLDADESRELVEELAELDQIDVPTAVKIADLLPEDRTELRSVFAQERYSLDGEELDEILNVVAKYA
- a CDS encoding universal stress protein, with protein sequence MYQTTLVPTGEGDAALDAVDDAIEVTADDGTVHVLGVVEEIPMYDRSGKPEKFDDDDSERRERLAAAVDRVATAVAEAGIDSETAVEAGVPAHEIAAYADAVDADAVVMGKRGLDAAADDLLGSTTERVIRNADATVVSVPVSG
- a CDS encoding class I SAM-dependent methyltransferase; its protein translation is MAEDPAGGGRRRPVTRDGDPADRARSAAAGGGPDRLRRIRRGYDAWARAYDWFARATASVGGVRRACVRALDLSPGDTVVEFGCGPGVNLPALRDAVGPSGRVVGVDISSRMLDRAARLVERRGWGNVSLVEADAERPPVAAADGVLATFVTSLFPDPYAVVSRWCDLSDAVVLAAFVPGGNRAANAALRAFVALNGRLFDAGTDDPLGRLAERTDAARRALDDRAAVRERQRHLFGTIAVEAGRNR
- a CDS encoding DUF655 domain-containing protein; the protein is MDHADGDGTPADDRSGADAAADAGESTGGSDADEGPTAVLLDVLPNGRPDDERPQSSKSPVAYGLGDASFALYELTLDDDADVSVGDRIALDGPAVGRYREVSFDDLTRNAAAEIEYAAEAIVEADEERFVDFYNEAGPITLRLHQLNLLPGIGKKLRNDLLDERKRGPFESFADVEERISGLHRPREVILERIVEEIREDDLKYRTFVGREE
- a CDS encoding 16S ribosomal RNA methyltransferase A; translation: MTDSSTGEGAAYGSRDPDALARRAGARADPDRDQHFLVDDRVLDRIPGYLPEDADTSHLLEIGGGAGALTDRLLATATADAADAADAADRDPGRLTVIERDGAFAEFLREEFADAVADGSLDVVEGDALDVELPPFTACVANLPYGVSSEIAFRLLPEKKPLVLMFQAEFADRMVASAGESEYGRLSVSAQHYADVEVVERVPKEAFDPQPAVESAVVRCTPRDPDYAVGDEAFFLRFVKALFTQRRKTVRNAVRNTAHISGLDDPEAVVDAADEKLMGSRPGTLEPAAFAALAELARERGAPTEA
- a CDS encoding mechanosensitive ion channel family protein, whose product is MTGWIGLVTELQRALAGNFDRFAASVGVVAAVVTVRFLTGRLKHGDRDLSSTQRLLLSATVGVATAVGALTLIAVWDRSGALFETARSALSANQLSNVVLAVILLAIAYALTDFLGGVIREIGAESASISQHQQEVILRITQLTVYTTALVAVVGLFTDNVGGLLVGAGFLGIVVGMAARQTLGAILAGFVLMFSRPFEVGDWVEIGDHEGTVTEISIMSTRLRSFDGEVITMPNDDVRAGSIVDRSRRNRLRIEVEVGVDYDTDVERAAAVVEEAVAGVEDVAEMPEPNAVTKRFGDSAVVLGLRYWIRNPSMRKRWRTQTAAMNAMKDALEDDGIVIPFPQQTLSARAEGASGPQVDASVEGRAATRDGSERSSDGGAEGGDEGDGR